Genomic window (Kangiella profundi):
AGACCAAATCTACAATACTTACTGCATGGCTTGCCATACTACTGGCGCTGCTGGCGCTCCAAAAATTGGTGATGCCGCTGAGTGGGCCAACCGTACTGCTAAAGGTATCGACACCGTACACGCTAACGCTATCAACGGTATCAATGCTATGCCAGCAAAAGGTACCTGTGCCGACTGTTCCGATGAAGAAATCATCGCAACTGTGGATTACATGATCGAACAAAGCCAGTAATTCCGTTAAAAGCCGATCCTGATGATCGGCTTTTTTGTGCCCGTCATTTATGAAAATGCCCTGATTGCCATGAGACCTATCCTATTTTTTATATCTATCTCATCTTTACTATTGTTGTCTGCCTGTAGTTCAGAGCCACAGGAACGAACTGGTGAAAGTATCTATTACCAGTCATGCTTCAGCTGCCATGAACGTGGCCATGGTGGGGCACCCATTCGGGGCAATATGGAGCAATGGCAATCACGATTGGACAAAGGTCAAGAGATCATAATGACCAACATGGTCGA
Coding sequences:
- a CDS encoding c-type cytochrome, which gives rise to MTNLKNALVFIASFTIAGFAGIATAKHMSEHNIEERLKPVHSVYVEGDDVPQVANAAPAVAGGASAARTPDQIYNTYCMACHTTGAAGAPKIGDAAEWANRTAKGIDTVHANAINGINAMPAKGTCADCSDEEIIATVDYMIEQSQ
- a CDS encoding c-type cytochrome, whose translation is MIGFFVPVIYENALIAMRPILFFISISSLLLLSACSSEPQERTGESIYYQSCFSCHERGHGGAPIRGNMEQWQSRLDKGQEIIMTNMVEGYKGMPPKGACFDCSDADLQMALDFMLLPKE